Proteins from a genomic interval of Kitasatospora kifunensis:
- a CDS encoding bifunctional DNA primase/polymerase, whose amino-acid sequence MRESREVSARHRRTRQALLQAALTCAERWRWPVLPGAVLVERGGAPGGLEPAGLESTGPELAGPELAGPELAGPELAGPDPAGPAASCSCADPRCPVPAAHPHEHSLLAATTDATMVRWWWERHSPQAPVIVATGSAVAAVSLPAVAGKRLLTYLDTLRLSVGPVLASPTRWALLVAPYSYPELAELLVEQERTLQPGGGPGSVPSSVRYHGPGGFLVLPPSRVGGQGAAMRWVRRPLPTPGGGVQLPQVAGLLEALVAAGSAEPDGSRLAY is encoded by the coding sequence ATGCGTGAGTCGCGTGAGGTCTCAGCCAGGCATCGCAGAACCCGACAGGCGCTGCTCCAGGCGGCGTTGACCTGTGCGGAGCGATGGCGCTGGCCGGTGTTGCCGGGGGCGGTGCTGGTGGAGCGGGGCGGTGCGCCCGGCGGCCTCGAACCGGCCGGCCTGGAGTCGACCGGGCCCGAGCTGGCCGGGCCTGAGCTGGCCGGGCCCGAGCTGGCCGGGCCTGAGCTGGCTGGGCCCGATCCGGCCGGGCCGGCCGCGAGCTGCTCCTGCGCCGACCCGCGCTGCCCGGTCCCGGCCGCGCACCCGCACGAGCACTCGCTGTTGGCGGCCACCACCGATGCCACGATGGTGCGTTGGTGGTGGGAGCGGCACAGTCCGCAGGCGCCGGTGATCGTGGCGACCGGCAGCGCGGTGGCGGCGGTCAGCCTGCCGGCCGTGGCGGGCAAGCGGTTGCTGACGTACCTGGACACGCTGCGGCTGAGCGTGGGGCCGGTACTGGCCTCGCCGACCCGTTGGGCGCTGCTCGTCGCGCCGTACTCCTACCCGGAGTTGGCGGAGCTCCTGGTGGAGCAGGAGCGGACCCTGCAGCCGGGCGGTGGTCCGGGCTCGGTGCCGAGCTCGGTGCGGTACCACGGACCTGGCGGGTTCCTGGTGTTGCCGCCCTCGCGGGTCGGCGGGCAGGGCGCGGCGATGCGGTGGGTGCGGCGGCCGCTGCCGACGCCGGGTGGCGGGGTCCAGCTGCCCCAGGTGGCGGGTCTGCTGGAGGCTCTGGTGGCAGCCGGATCCGCGGAGCCGGACGGCAGCAGACTCGCGTACTGA
- a CDS encoding PP2C family protein-serine/threonine phosphatase, with protein MGDKRPTGAAGPSGGMSGGVSGAPATGAGGGISNGVSGGIGGGAGAGPGGSAPEPAESTGGAEGPQPTARRLATLLDLPGPTAPQTPTSEGAGAPYGSYLPYGPAGAPGGEVGAGSAEDPPCGLDLLPAPQRLTALNQLHRHSERLARARGLAATLTTLLDSGAELLGAQSALLVPVARDGAEGHPPLDPAPAATAAPLAGAAGSPTEAAPAVCGPAGADWQDHAGHGPMVGLRLDHAAIGALETIPVDHGPFAGLLHGADRPRQLLHADLAAEPDLTPRFREVAAALGLGACFALPLITEEEGTLGAAVWFYPTPSQPTEQQQELVRSFISFAAPLLAGRLVAERGRQATEALRRGLLPDHLPYLPGLRLAVRWLPAGLDHAAGSDWYDAIVLPDGSIGLTVGSVSGDGPGAGPASATGAASAMGRIRAALRAYAVLEGEDPVSVLGDLELLLKTTEPARTATAVYACLDPQERRITLAGAGHCPPVLVTRYGANFVETSLSAPLGMLSCWEAPGVELNAERGDLLLLYTEGLARRCGPTLHAGQARLRKAAADAPRELRHDPERLCAHLLSCCLGTAPEAVEATDDVVLLAARFE; from the coding sequence ATGGGTGACAAGCGTCCGACCGGCGCGGCCGGCCCGAGCGGCGGCATGAGCGGTGGCGTGAGCGGGGCCCCGGCCACGGGTGCCGGCGGCGGGATCAGCAACGGAGTCAGTGGCGGGATCGGCGGCGGTGCGGGCGCGGGCCCGGGCGGGAGCGCGCCGGAGCCGGCGGAGAGCACCGGCGGCGCCGAGGGGCCGCAACCGACGGCCCGGCGGTTGGCCACCCTGCTCGACCTGCCGGGCCCGACCGCGCCCCAGACCCCCACCAGCGAGGGCGCCGGCGCACCGTACGGGTCGTACCTGCCGTACGGGCCGGCCGGTGCGCCCGGCGGTGAGGTGGGCGCCGGGTCGGCCGAGGATCCGCCCTGCGGGCTGGACCTGCTCCCCGCGCCGCAGCGCCTGACGGCGCTGAACCAGCTGCACCGGCACTCCGAGCGGCTGGCCCGGGCCCGTGGCCTGGCCGCCACCCTCACCACCCTGCTCGACTCCGGCGCCGAACTGCTCGGCGCGCAGAGCGCGTTGCTCGTCCCGGTGGCCAGGGACGGCGCCGAGGGCCACCCACCGCTCGACCCGGCCCCCGCTGCCACCGCCGCGCCGCTCGCCGGCGCGGCCGGCAGCCCGACCGAGGCGGCGCCCGCCGTCTGCGGCCCGGCCGGCGCCGACTGGCAGGACCACGCGGGCCACGGTCCGATGGTCGGGCTGCGCCTGGACCACGCCGCGATCGGCGCGCTGGAGACGATCCCGGTCGACCACGGCCCGTTCGCCGGCCTGCTGCACGGCGCCGACCGACCGCGCCAGTTGCTGCACGCCGACCTGGCCGCCGAGCCCGACCTGACTCCCCGGTTCCGCGAGGTGGCCGCCGCGCTGGGCCTGGGTGCCTGCTTCGCCCTGCCGCTGATCACCGAGGAGGAGGGGACCCTGGGCGCCGCCGTCTGGTTCTATCCGACGCCCAGCCAACCAACCGAGCAGCAGCAGGAGTTGGTCCGCAGCTTCATCAGCTTCGCGGCGCCGCTGCTGGCCGGACGGCTGGTCGCCGAGCGCGGCCGGCAGGCCACCGAGGCGCTGCGCCGCGGCCTGCTGCCCGACCACCTGCCCTACCTGCCCGGGCTGCGGCTGGCCGTCCGCTGGCTACCGGCCGGCCTCGACCACGCGGCGGGCAGCGACTGGTACGACGCCATCGTGCTGCCGGACGGCTCGATCGGCCTGACCGTCGGCTCGGTCTCCGGCGACGGCCCGGGCGCGGGCCCGGCCTCGGCCACCGGTGCGGCCAGCGCGATGGGCCGGATCAGGGCCGCGCTGCGCGCCTACGCGGTACTGGAGGGCGAGGATCCGGTCTCCGTCCTCGGCGACCTGGAGCTGCTGCTCAAGACCACCGAGCCGGCCCGCACCGCCACCGCCGTCTACGCCTGTCTGGACCCGCAGGAGCGCCGGATCACCCTGGCCGGTGCCGGGCACTGCCCACCGGTGCTGGTCACCCGGTACGGCGCCAACTTCGTCGAGACCTCGCTCTCCGCCCCGCTCGGCATGCTCAGCTGCTGGGAGGCCCCCGGGGTGGAGCTGAACGCCGAGCGCGGCGACCTGCTGCTGCTCTACACCGAGGGCCTGGCCCGCCGCTGCGGCCCGACCCTGCACGCGGGCCAGGCCCGCCTGCGCAAGGCGGCCGCCGACGCCCCGCGCGAGCTGCGGCACGACCCCGAGCGGCTCTGCGCCCACCTGCTGAGCTGCTGCCTGGGCACGGCTCCCGAGGCGGTGGAGGCGACGGACGACGTGGTGCTGCTGGCGGCCCGGTTCGAGTAG
- a CDS encoding aminopeptidase P family protein: MTEDRTPAVADNPEGAGAEEETADQPIKGRKNGLYGEVSDELAASMQSGWADTELRDLAPIAQAPYAAARRAALSAAFPGQRLVIPAGNLRTRANDTEYSFRAASEYVHLTGDQTQDAVLVLEPRAEGGHDQALYLLPRSNRENGEFWLDGQGELWVGRRYSLAEGEQLLGLPTRDVRNAAEELAAADASVPTRIVRGYDAGLEAAVTSTEDGDDELKVFLSGLRLVKDAWEIDQLRAACAATVNGFTDVVRELSQAVATSERWIEGTFWRRARVEGNDVGYGSIAAAGPHATTLHWVRNDGEVRPGELLLLDAGVETTTLYTADVTRTLPINGTFNPLQRKIYDAVYAAQEAGIAAVKPGGRFRDFHDAAQRVLAEHLLAWGLLDATLYDVEKVLELGLQRRWTLHGTGHMLGLDVHDCAHARREAYVDAVLEPGMCLTVEPGLYFQQDDVTVPEEYRGIGVRIEDDILVTADGNENLSAGLPRTADAVEAWMAELAG, encoded by the coding sequence GTGACCGAGGACCGTACTCCGGCAGTGGCGGACAACCCCGAGGGGGCCGGTGCCGAGGAGGAGACGGCAGACCAGCCGATCAAGGGTCGCAAGAACGGCCTGTACGGCGAGGTGTCGGACGAGCTCGCGGCGTCCATGCAGTCCGGCTGGGCCGACACCGAGCTGCGCGACCTGGCACCGATCGCCCAGGCCCCGTACGCCGCCGCCCGCCGGGCCGCGCTGTCGGCCGCCTTCCCCGGCCAGCGCCTGGTGATCCCGGCCGGCAACCTGCGGACCCGGGCCAACGACACCGAGTACTCGTTCCGTGCCGCCAGTGAGTACGTGCACCTGACCGGCGACCAGACCCAGGACGCCGTCCTGGTGCTCGAACCGCGCGCCGAGGGCGGCCACGACCAGGCGCTCTACCTGCTGCCGCGCTCCAACCGGGAGAACGGCGAGTTCTGGCTGGACGGCCAGGGCGAGCTGTGGGTCGGGCGCAGGTACAGCCTGGCCGAGGGCGAGCAGCTGCTCGGCCTGCCCACCCGGGACGTGCGCAACGCCGCCGAGGAGCTGGCCGCCGCCGACGCCTCGGTGCCCACCCGGATCGTGCGCGGCTACGACGCCGGCCTTGAGGCCGCGGTCACCAGCACCGAGGACGGCGACGACGAGCTGAAGGTCTTCCTCAGCGGCCTGCGCCTGGTCAAGGACGCCTGGGAGATCGACCAGCTGCGCGCCGCCTGCGCCGCCACGGTCAACGGATTCACCGATGTGGTGCGCGAGTTGAGCCAGGCCGTGGCCACCTCCGAGCGCTGGATCGAGGGCACCTTCTGGCGCCGCGCCCGGGTCGAGGGCAACGACGTGGGCTACGGCTCGATCGCCGCCGCCGGCCCGCACGCCACCACCCTGCACTGGGTGCGCAACGACGGTGAGGTGCGCCCCGGCGAGCTGCTGCTGCTGGACGCCGGCGTGGAGACCACCACCCTCTACACCGCCGACGTCACCCGCACGCTGCCGATCAACGGGACCTTCAACCCGCTGCAGCGCAAGATCTACGACGCCGTGTACGCCGCCCAGGAGGCCGGCATCGCGGCCGTCAAGCCCGGCGGCCGGTTCCGCGACTTCCACGACGCCGCCCAGCGCGTGCTGGCCGAGCACCTGCTCGCCTGGGGCCTGCTGGACGCCACGCTCTACGACGTCGAGAAGGTCCTGGAGCTCGGCCTGCAGCGCCGCTGGACCCTGCACGGCACCGGTCACATGCTCGGCCTGGACGTGCACGACTGCGCCCACGCCCGCCGCGAGGCGTACGTGGACGCGGTGCTGGAGCCGGGCATGTGCCTGACCGTCGAGCCCGGCCTGTACTTCCAGCAGGACGACGTCACGGTGCCCGAGGAGTACCGCGGGATCGGCGTGCGGATCGAGGACGACATCCTGGTGACGGCCGACGGCAACGAGAACCTCTCGGCCGGCCTGCCGCGCACGGCGGACGCGGTGGAGGCCTGGATGGCCGAGCTCGCGGGCTGA
- a CDS encoding DUF5926 family protein, whose product MAKKAAKKSSQPSRSTTSTGTVPAVGAREDCPCGSGRRYKACHGRQAAHAVQELVHRPFEGLPGEADWVALRELVPAATVPLTLAAGVADQASGDVPSVTLATVLPLAWPALRRPDGSILLGLQTQSSSGDLSRDLADALTEALVTEPGNPVPTRRAPADGPRLQDLLDSSAPFVPAVHAGFEFWLEDAEAATGEVAASLERANASAIPTEKLAGVDSAYWCGTPDKNHLRWVMTVPEEQLLDALARLTAAGDASIGEGTKLVGSFRAHGLTVPVWDLPLEMSAADCEKPAAAFAERLAGALSVSAPLSVEERRARANLVNRQVTLN is encoded by the coding sequence ATGGCCAAGAAGGCCGCCAAGAAGTCGTCCCAGCCGAGCCGCAGCACCACCTCGACCGGCACCGTCCCCGCCGTCGGCGCCCGTGAGGACTGCCCGTGCGGGTCGGGCCGCCGCTACAAGGCCTGCCACGGCCGACAGGCCGCGCACGCCGTCCAGGAGCTGGTGCACCGCCCGTTCGAGGGACTGCCGGGCGAGGCCGACTGGGTGGCGCTGCGCGAGCTGGTGCCCGCCGCGACGGTGCCGCTGACCCTGGCCGCCGGCGTCGCCGACCAGGCTTCGGGTGACGTGCCGTCGGTCACCCTGGCCACCGTGCTGCCGCTGGCCTGGCCGGCCCTGCGCCGCCCGGACGGGTCGATCCTGCTCGGCCTGCAGACCCAGTCCTCCTCCGGCGACCTGAGCCGCGACCTCGCCGACGCGCTGACCGAGGCCCTGGTGACCGAGCCCGGCAACCCGGTGCCGACCCGCCGCGCACCCGCCGACGGTCCGCGTCTGCAGGACCTGCTCGACTCCAGCGCCCCGTTCGTGCCCGCCGTGCACGCCGGCTTCGAGTTCTGGCTGGAGGACGCCGAGGCCGCCACCGGCGAGGTCGCCGCCTCCCTGGAGCGCGCCAACGCCTCGGCGATCCCGACCGAGAAGCTGGCCGGCGTGGACAGCGCCTACTGGTGCGGCACCCCCGACAAGAACCACCTGCGCTGGGTGATGACGGTGCCGGAGGAGCAGCTGCTCGACGCGCTGGCCCGGCTGACGGCCGCCGGTGACGCCTCGATCGGCGAGGGCACCAAGCTGGTCGGCTCGTTCCGCGCGCACGGGCTGACCGTGCCGGTCTGGGACCTGCCGCTGGAGATGTCGGCGGCGGACTGCGAGAAGCCGGCAGCGGCGTTCGCGGAGCGACTGGCCGGCGCGCTGAGCGTCAGTGCGCCCCTGAGCGTGGAGGAGCGCCGGGCGCGCGCGAATCTGGTGAATCGTCAGGTCACGCTGAACTGA
- a CDS encoding glycerophosphodiester phosphodiesterase family protein: protein MTTADLSTTGPGRNARTVQVVAHRGSSAALPEHTLAAYRLALAEGADAVECDVRLTADRQLVCVHDRTIARVSDGGRRVVSTLTLAQLEAYDFGSWKPGGTEAERADPERRPVLRLSSLLELVADCGRRVDLAIETKHPVRYRGAVEHELLRTLARFGVGGAAAGDQGEPDRPHARLMSFSGLALGRLRTAEPAFPRVFLFEHATALRLWPGAGLPGGATIAGPGIELVRRKPELVTRLRAAGHRVHVWTVDRPEDVALCLELGVEAIITNRPRDVLAQLGR, encoded by the coding sequence GTGACGACTGCTGACCTCTCCACCACCGGGCCAGGACGCAACGCGCGGACGGTCCAGGTGGTCGCCCATCGCGGCTCCTCCGCGGCGCTGCCCGAGCACACTCTGGCGGCCTACCGGCTGGCGCTGGCCGAGGGGGCGGACGCGGTCGAGTGCGACGTTCGGCTGACCGCGGACCGGCAACTGGTCTGCGTCCACGACCGGACCATCGCCCGGGTCTCGGACGGCGGTCGGCGGGTGGTCTCCACCCTCACCCTGGCGCAGCTGGAGGCGTACGACTTCGGCTCCTGGAAGCCGGGCGGCACCGAGGCCGAGCGGGCGGACCCCGAGCGGCGCCCGGTGCTGCGCCTGTCGAGCCTGCTGGAGCTGGTGGCCGACTGCGGGCGCCGGGTGGACCTGGCGATCGAGACCAAGCACCCGGTGCGCTACCGGGGCGCGGTGGAGCACGAGCTGCTGCGGACGCTGGCCCGGTTCGGAGTCGGCGGCGCCGCCGCGGGTGACCAGGGCGAGCCGGACCGGCCGCACGCGCGGCTGATGAGCTTCTCCGGGCTGGCGCTGGGCCGACTGCGGACGGCCGAGCCCGCCTTCCCCCGGGTCTTCCTCTTCGAGCACGCGACCGCGCTGCGGCTGTGGCCGGGCGCGGGCCTGCCTGGCGGCGCCACGATCGCCGGCCCGGGGATCGAACTCGTACGACGCAAACCCGAGTTGGTGACCAGGCTGCGGGCGGCCGGGCACCGGGTGCACGTCTGGACGGTGGACCGGCCCGAGGACGTGGCGCTCTGCCTGGAGCTCGGGGTCGAGGCGATCATCACCAACCGGCCGCGGGACGTCCTGGCCCAGTTGGGGCGCTGA
- a CDS encoding S1C family serine protease, whose amino-acid sequence MSTEHESGSTGPQGEHLSSGHGEPGGTPAVGDTPAVSESVAEAKPTLAFAKLPAPEAPAPAEQAVDPRSVAPAVPAPVAAADAKAEAAAEAAADAGGDTGADTEVRPASSYLDAPPPTVPATPTYQDAPPPANPYVAPPAAPPAAVAGSAPITPGVPAAPAPQAEHHPFGAGTPLGDAWSTPAAAPGYPGGPGYPGGPDYQAAPGYPGGPEFSGEYPSAFGAPPAPRKKGKGGLVALIAAVALAAGVVGGITGAAIKGNNSNSSFGSSRSSTTVSGSTNQTALNRAPDSVAGVANKALPSVVTIKAEGSSESGTGTGWIFDTQGHILTNNHVVAPAQGGGKLTVKFSDGNSYPASVVGQAKGYDIAVVKLDSQPSEKLTPLPLGDSDQVAVGDTTIAIGAPYDLESTVTSGIVSAKNRPVASGDESGAQTSYMNALQTDASINPGNSGGPLLNASGAVIGVNSAIQSNSSGSGQAGSIGLGFAIPINQAKRVAQMLISTGTPVYATLGVLRNDNYSGDGAQIMSTPVGNTAAVTAGGPADKAGLKPGDVITKLDNEVIDNGPALVSAIWTHAPGDQVQIDYTRNGQPGHTTVTLGSRTGDQPS is encoded by the coding sequence GTGAGCACCGAGCACGAGAGTGGTTCCACCGGGCCGCAGGGGGAGCACCTCTCCAGCGGCCACGGCGAGCCGGGGGGCACTCCGGCGGTCGGTGACACACCGGCGGTGAGCGAGTCGGTTGCCGAGGCGAAGCCGACCCTGGCGTTCGCCAAGCTGCCCGCGCCCGAGGCCCCGGCCCCGGCCGAGCAGGCAGTTGACCCCCGGTCAGTGGCCCCGGCCGTCCCGGCGCCCGTCGCGGCTGCCGACGCCAAGGCCGAGGCCGCTGCCGAGGCGGCTGCCGACGCCGGCGGAGACACCGGCGCCGACACCGAGGTCCGGCCCGCGTCCTCCTACCTGGACGCCCCGCCGCCCACCGTGCCGGCCACGCCCACCTACCAGGACGCTCCGCCGCCGGCCAACCCGTACGTCGCCCCGCCCGCGGCGCCGCCCGCCGCGGTCGCCGGCAGCGCGCCGATCACCCCCGGTGTCCCGGCGGCCCCGGCCCCGCAGGCCGAGCACCACCCCTTCGGCGCCGGCACCCCGCTCGGCGACGCCTGGTCGACCCCGGCCGCCGCGCCCGGCTACCCGGGCGGCCCCGGCTACCCCGGCGGGCCGGACTACCAGGCGGCCCCCGGCTACCCGGGCGGCCCGGAGTTCTCCGGCGAGTACCCGAGCGCCTTCGGCGCCCCGCCGGCCCCGCGCAAGAAGGGCAAGGGCGGCCTGGTCGCGCTGATCGCGGCGGTCGCCCTGGCGGCCGGTGTCGTCGGCGGTATCACCGGTGCCGCGATCAAGGGCAACAACTCGAACTCCTCCTTCGGCAGCAGCCGCAGCAGCACCACGGTCAGCGGCAGCACCAACCAGACCGCCCTCAACCGGGCGCCCGACTCGGTGGCCGGGGTCGCCAACAAGGCGCTGCCGAGCGTCGTCACCATCAAGGCGGAGGGCAGCTCGGAGTCCGGCACCGGCACCGGGTGGATCTTCGACACCCAGGGTCACATCCTGACCAACAACCACGTGGTCGCCCCGGCGCAGGGCGGCGGCAAGCTGACCGTCAAGTTCTCCGACGGCAACAGCTACCCCGCCTCGGTGGTCGGCCAGGCCAAGGGCTACGACATCGCCGTGGTCAAGCTGGACAGCCAGCCGAGCGAGAAGCTCACCCCGCTCCCGCTGGGCGACTCCGACCAGGTCGCGGTCGGTGACACCACCATCGCCATCGGCGCCCCGTACGACCTGGAGAGCACCGTCACCTCCGGCATCGTCAGCGCCAAGAACCGCCCGGTCGCCTCCGGTGACGAGAGCGGCGCGCAGACGTCCTACATGAACGCGCTGCAGACCGACGCCTCGATCAACCCGGGCAACTCCGGCGGCCCGCTGCTGAACGCCAGCGGCGCGGTGATCGGGGTCAACTCGGCGATCCAGTCCAACTCCAGCGGCAGCGGCCAGGCGGGCAGCATCGGCCTGGGCTTCGCGATCCCGATCAACCAGGCCAAGCGGGTCGCCCAGATGCTGATCAGCACCGGCACCCCGGTCTACGCGACCCTCGGCGTGCTGCGCAACGACAACTACAGCGGTGACGGTGCGCAGATCATGAGCACCCCCGTCGGCAACACCGCCGCGGTCACCGCGGGCGGCCCGGCCGACAAGGCGGGCCTGAAGCCCGGCGACGTGATCACCAAGCTCGACAACGAGGTCATCGACAACGGCCCGGCCCTGGTCAGCGCCATCTGGACGCACGCCCCCGGCGATCAGGTCCAGATCGACTACACCCGCAACGGCCAGCCCGGCCACACCACCGTCACCCTGGGCAGCCGCACCGGCGACCAGCCCTCCTGA
- a CDS encoding ATP-binding protein gives MTKPAQHAESEDAAAEAAALDVLLVSAGSHRQARTAHESGSARKAAAAQHAAASEAPGAHGSAAGQGAGQETAAGHPAEPAGGVLVRWQMHNDGLLTLEVTDGGASTRPLPASPSLTAKGGRGLSIVGQLAADWGVRDAPGEVTVWAALPARAERPARRSA, from the coding sequence ATGACGAAACCCGCGCAGCACGCGGAAAGCGAGGACGCCGCAGCCGAGGCCGCCGCCCTCGACGTGCTGCTGGTCAGCGCCGGGTCGCACCGTCAGGCGCGGACGGCGCACGAGTCGGGTTCCGCGCGCAAGGCAGCCGCCGCCCAGCACGCCGCGGCGAGCGAGGCGCCGGGAGCGCACGGGTCCGCGGCAGGGCAGGGGGCCGGGCAGGAGACTGCCGCCGGGCACCCGGCGGAGCCGGCCGGCGGGGTGCTGGTGCGCTGGCAGATGCACAACGACGGCCTGCTGACCCTGGAGGTCACCGACGGCGGCGCCAGCACCCGGCCGCTGCCGGCCAGCCCCTCGCTCACCGCGAAGGGCGGGCGCGGCCTGAGCATCGTCGGCCAGCTGGCCGCCGACTGGGGAGTGCGGGACGCGCCGGGCGAGGTGACCGTCTGGGCCGCGCTGCCGGCCCGCGCGGAGCGGCCCGCGCGTCGCTCGGCCTGA
- a CDS encoding purine-cytosine permease family protein, whose product MTAASPSPSPVSVLEPPTGGHAEAPLVLDTAPPRTLGFRDQFALWANLGISLIGFTSAATVLGQPGSELSFTAATVAIVVGTVIGTAMLGVAALIGARTGAPAMAVLRGLFGTKLSYLPTVLNILQCVGWGVYELIVIAWGAQTVAGTQGWRWLFVLLAGALTTGLTIWPLGSIAALRKYVAIAVGIAMVYFTVQLGRQGWPNPGAGNWHGFLKATDAIIAVSISFVPLAADYTRHSRTGRASFWGTFSGYTVAQVWCYLLGLIALLQSHGNADNLLDSFAGVAAGWAFLLVLVLREADQSFANVYSTAMSVHNLFPRVDRRLLTGGIGLLVTALALQIKEFTDSYYAFLGLIGSVFVPLLAVLAVDFFLGRGRRGWDLTQQAPARPLMLLPWALGFAVYQFLAPTAVAGWWTGFWTDLQSAVHFTPQQWSSASLFSFLVAGLATLALVRLPRLAERA is encoded by the coding sequence ATGACGGCTGCTTCGCCTTCCCCCTCCCCTGTCTCGGTGCTGGAGCCGCCGACCGGCGGCCACGCCGAGGCGCCACTGGTGCTGGACACCGCGCCCCCGCGCACCCTGGGCTTTCGCGACCAGTTCGCGCTCTGGGCGAACCTCGGGATCAGTCTGATCGGCTTCACCAGTGCCGCGACCGTGCTCGGCCAGCCCGGCAGCGAGCTCTCCTTCACCGCCGCGACGGTGGCGATCGTGGTCGGCACGGTGATCGGCACCGCGATGCTCGGGGTGGCGGCGCTGATCGGCGCCCGCACCGGCGCGCCCGCGATGGCCGTGTTGCGCGGGCTCTTCGGCACCAAGCTGTCGTACCTGCCGACCGTGCTGAACATCCTGCAGTGCGTGGGCTGGGGCGTGTACGAGCTGATCGTGATCGCCTGGGGCGCCCAGACGGTGGCCGGCACCCAGGGCTGGCGCTGGCTCTTCGTCCTGCTGGCCGGAGCGCTGACCACCGGGCTCACCATCTGGCCGCTGGGCTCGATCGCGGCGCTGCGCAAGTACGTGGCGATCGCGGTGGGCATCGCGATGGTCTACTTCACCGTCCAACTGGGCCGGCAGGGCTGGCCGAACCCGGGAGCGGGCAACTGGCACGGCTTCCTGAAGGCGACGGACGCGATCATCGCCGTCTCGATCTCCTTCGTGCCGCTGGCCGCCGACTACACCCGCCACTCGCGCACCGGACGGGCCTCGTTCTGGGGCACCTTCTCCGGCTACACGGTGGCCCAGGTCTGGTGCTACCTGCTCGGCCTGATCGCGCTGCTCCAGTCGCACGGCAACGCCGACAACCTGCTCGACTCCTTCGCCGGGGTGGCGGCCGGCTGGGCCTTCCTGCTGGTGCTGGTGCTGCGCGAGGCGGACCAGTCGTTCGCCAACGTCTACTCGACCGCGATGTCGGTCCACAACCTGTTCCCGCGCGTGGACCGGCGACTGCTGACCGGCGGGATCGGCCTGCTGGTGACCGCGCTGGCGCTGCAGATCAAGGAGTTCACCGACTCCTACTACGCCTTCCTCGGGCTGATCGGCTCGGTCTTCGTGCCGCTGCTCGCGGTGCTCGCCGTCGACTTCTTCCTCGGCCGCGGCCGACGGGGCTGGGACCTCACCCAGCAGGCCCCGGCCCGGCCGCTGATGCTGCTTCCGTGGGCGCTGGGCTTCGCCGTCTACCAGTTCCTCGCACCGACCGCGGTCGCCGGCTGGTGGACCGGGTTCTGGACCGACCTGCAGTCGGCGGTGCACTTCACGCCGCAGCAGTGGTCCTCGGCCTCGCTCTTCTCCTTCCTGGTCGCGGGGCTGGCGACCCTGGCCCTGGTCCGGCTGCCCCGGCTCGCCGAGCGGGCCTGA
- a CDS encoding DJ-1/PfpI family protein: MHTVAVYAFEGMAPFELGVVVEVFALARPELAGLLAAPWYGLKVCADRPGQPLGAVGGFFLTAQHGLDELAAADTVIVVGVANAFTAEVSPGLIAALRTAHERGARIVSICSGAFALAAAGLLDGKEATTHWRYADLLQQRHPAVRVNPDVLYVDHGDLLTSAGSAAGIDLCLHLVRTDHGAKVANTVARRFVVPPHRDGGQAQFIQAAVPPVEAAEDGVARSMQWALDHLAAPLSVTLLARAARMSDRSYLRHFTARNGTSPMRWVITQRIAASLPLLEALDGTVEEIAAAVGFESAATYRHHFGRTMRTSPTAYRRSFGSGAA; encoded by the coding sequence GTGCACACCGTGGCGGTGTACGCCTTCGAGGGGATGGCGCCCTTCGAACTCGGCGTGGTGGTCGAGGTCTTCGCGCTGGCCAGACCCGAACTGGCCGGGCTGCTGGCCGCCCCCTGGTACGGGCTGAAGGTCTGCGCCGACCGGCCCGGTCAACCCCTCGGCGCCGTGGGCGGGTTCTTCCTGACGGCTCAGCACGGCCTGGACGAGCTGGCCGCCGCCGACACGGTGATCGTGGTGGGCGTGGCCAACGCCTTCACCGCGGAGGTCTCCCCCGGGCTGATCGCGGCGCTGCGCACGGCGCACGAGCGCGGGGCGCGGATCGTGTCGATCTGCTCGGGTGCGTTCGCCCTGGCCGCGGCCGGGCTGCTGGACGGCAAGGAGGCCACCACGCACTGGCGGTACGCCGACCTGCTGCAGCAGCGGCACCCGGCGGTGCGGGTCAACCCCGACGTGCTCTACGTGGACCACGGGGACCTGCTCACCAGCGCAGGCAGCGCGGCCGGCATCGACCTGTGCCTGCACCTGGTGCGTACCGACCACGGGGCGAAGGTGGCCAACACGGTGGCCCGCCGCTTCGTGGTTCCCCCGCACCGGGACGGCGGGCAGGCGCAGTTCATCCAGGCCGCGGTGCCGCCGGTCGAGGCGGCCGAGGACGGCGTGGCGCGCAGCATGCAGTGGGCGCTGGACCATCTCGCCGCGCCACTGAGCGTCACACTGCTGGCCCGGGCGGCGCGCATGTCGGACCGTTCCTACCTGCGGCACTTCACCGCCAGGAACGGGACCAGCCCGATGCGCTGGGTGATCACCCAGCGCATCGCGGCCAGTCTGCCGCTGCTCGAGGCGCTGGACGGCACGGTGGAGGAGATCGCCGCGGCGGTCGGCTTCGAGAGCGCGGCGACCTACCGGCACCACTTCGGGCGCACCATGCGGACCTCGCCGACCGCCTACCGGCGCTCGTTCGGCAGCGGCGCGGCCTGA